The Anolis sagrei isolate rAnoSag1 chromosome Y, rAnoSag1.mat, whole genome shotgun sequence genome contains a region encoding:
- the LOC137095603 gene encoding fatty acid-binding protein, liver-like, with product MGQQKMDLLAPQSKNRYLSSRFREAPKKLVEASTESQGTKWVKVYPKCTTLVEMQPKDTTYPLLLDCPNIQGYSKWQVYSQENYEGFLKAIALPDEIIKVAKDVEPVTEIRQTGNTFVVTFKAPNKSVTNSFTLGKEADMTTMDGKKVKCTVNLVDGKLVAKSDKFIHKQEIVGNEMVETITSGSVTFTRSKKV from the exons ATGGGCCaacagaaaatggatcttttggcaccccagagcaaaaacagatatctgtccTCCCGATTTCGGGAGGCTCCTAAAAAATTGGTCGAGGCCTCCACCGAAAGCCAGGGcacaaaatgggtcaaggtttaccccaaatgcacaaccctagtgGAAATGCAACCAAAGGATACTACATATCCTCTG CTTCTTGACTGTCCTAACATTCAGGGTTACAGCAAGTGGCAGGTCTATTCCCAGGAGAACTATGAAGGTTTCCTAAAAGCTATTG CTTTGCCCGACGAGATCATCAAAGTTGCCAAAGATGTCGAGCCAGTCACTGAAATCCGCCAGACAGGGAACACCTTTGTTGTCACCTTCAAGGCCCCCAATAAGTCCGTCACAAACTCATTCACGCTGGGGAAAGAGGCAGACATGACCACCATGGACGGCAAGAAAGTCAAG TGCACAGTGAACCTGGTTGACGGAAAGCTGGTCGCCAAATCGGATAAATTCATCCACAAACAGGAAATAGTAGGCAACGAAATGGTCGAG ACTATAACATCTGGTTCAGTAACATTTACCAGAAGCAAGAAGGTTTAA